A segment of the Nasonia vitripennis strain AsymCx chromosome 2, Nvit_psr_1.1, whole genome shotgun sequence genome:
TCGGCTGAGCCGCACGTGCAGTAGAAGGAAACGTCAGAAGTCACATGTTGTTTTctaaattacaatttataatttcCAGAGAGAAATATGTTTGTTCTGTACGATGACATGAGGTCATTGAATTGAAACACTCGAGGAAAGTATTAGTGCTTATGTACGCACAGATAACGTATAGTGTACCCAGCGCACAGATAAGCCGAAATCATAGCCTTACTTTTCTATTCGTAGTCCACGACTGTTACTTTTCCACGATGACTTAAGAACTTTATGAAATTCGCGCAGTCTTTAATTTAATTCTGTCATGTGAAGCTAAAAGTCAATAAAACTACTACTCACCATAAGTCCGAGGATTTCAATTCTTGCGACAGCCCCTGAGTATCGCAGCTCGCAGTAGCACTGCCTACACTCTACTACTGACTGCCTCGCTCTCTCCAATAGATAACGAATCAAACGAGAAATCATTACTATAGCTGAGAGAGCAGACGTTCAGCTTTTCCGTTTGCCGCGCTTGGAGCGCCAGTAGCGGTAAATTCAAAACGACGATGTATCTAATCCATCAAAATGCTTTGCAGGTTGACATGCTTAAAAGTAACGTCAAAGGCGATATAGATGCAGATGATGAAGAATTGATGAGACGAGTATGTCGAGCCATGGACACAAACTCTTTCGAGACCGCCGTGATCCGGGGAGGCAAGTCGACGAGTCTCCGAGCACTTTTTCCCGTAGGTGCCCTCACAAATCACCAGTGTGTACCGAACACACGACACATCGTTAACGCCGAAGGCGAGTTGTTGGTCTACGCCGCGGTGCCAATTGCCGAGGGTCAAGAAATCACGATGAGCTACGCCGACGTGTTATGGGACACTCAGATGAGGCGCCATTTCCTTCTAGCGACCAAACATTTTGCATGCCAGTGTCCGAGATGTACCGACGTTACGGTGAGACAATGAACCGTGAACAGTCGTATTCTGAAGTTATGTAGACGATAATTGTTACCATTTTTATGCCAGGAGTGTGGTTCGCTACTGGGAGCTCTGAGTTGCGCTATCGATAACTGCCAGGGTAATCTTCTACCTAACACTCCTTTAAGTTTAAACTGCCCGTGGACGTGCAACGAATGTGGCCTGATCATCAAAGGCAGACAGGTAAGGTcagattttgtttttaaataacgtcCAGAGATAAAAGCGCTATTGCCATTGCAGATTTCATCGATTAGAGCGGGAATTATTGCTGCAACTGAGGAATTCAAGTATGAGAATCCGAGGAAAGTCTTGAGGTTCGTCAATAAAGAGCTAAGCTTACTGGTTCCGGAAACAAACTACGTCATGATGGAGATGATGTTTAGGATTGTTTCGTTGTTTGGGCGAGCAGAAGGATGCACTTGGTCAGGTATTGATGCTAATAAAGCCTCGAAGAAACTTGAAATAATGCCATTGTAAGCAtcttaaaattgaaaatgttttttcagAATTGACAGATGAAGAATTgaacattaaaattttgtattgtaAGAAACTTATACAATGTTTGGACACATTAAATTGTGGAAACTGCACTAAGAAAGGTACTAATTTTGGAAGCTCAAACTTAACAGTGGTActtgaaattatttaatttttaggaTTAATTTTGTATGAACTGTACTGCGCCAATGCAGAGAAAGTCAAACGAATATCGTCTAAAGAAAGCAATGTTTGTACGTTGCTAAAAAATCAGGTAATATGACTATTATATTCAAGATTAGAATTAAGTTACTAAAACTTTCTGACATCTTGATTTAGATTGACTCATCTGCAAATGAAAATGTCCTACTAGAAGCCATGAAAATCCTGAAGAGCGATATCGTAGCTCCGCACGATTATCGTGAGATCTACAacgaaaaattgttattaactCAAAAGATTGAAGAcatcaaaataatataaataagaattattgtttataaaatatttcttatttaAAGTTGatctatatataatacaatgTGTTCACCATAGAGTTTATATCATgtacaatatttttcaaaattggaAATCTTTCCAACACACTTTAACAAACTGTTCAGTCACACTCATTCACACGTTATGCTGTCTGTTGAAGAAGCATTTTAGCTTGTTCATATAAACTCGTGCAAGGTACGAGATTCTCTATGTCATCCACATCCACTTCACTTTTAgttctgtaagaaaaataatgttgacatttttagaataaatatttttctttttttgtaataatcgcgattactttaaaattttaattttacctGTACAGCAAGTCATCGTTGCTTATTAATTTGTATGATGAATTTGGCAAGAGCTGTTTCCTAGCTAGTGCTGTATGTACAAATGCCACATTGTTTAGAAGTAACTTATTCGactctgaaaaattaaaagtatgtCAGATAACCATATTAGATAAATATCATAAATCAATCTGCGATTCCATTGTGAACTCAAATAATTATTACCGTTATCAGTGTATTTGTTCAAGAGTTTTTCAACCAACTCGTGACCCGCAGCTTTAACCGAAATACCAATGCGTTGAAATACCGCCTTGCACTGCCAACGATCCTGCGCATTGTCATGACTAGTGTTAGCGAGACGCCTTGGCTGAGATTCTTTAACAAGACTTTCCCAATCAACTCCAAGCGCATCTCCCAATCCTTTACAGCTCGTCTTGATATCCTCTTCCAACTCGCCGTCGGAAATTTCTTCAAAGTCCATAGTTTCCATACTTTCCTCTTCTATATTATTCTTATTGCTATATGCTTCGGCAGTATCCTTGTCTTTCGAGAAAACGCCATCGTCCAATGGTGGCTTTGGTGATGGATGAGAAAGTTCTTGACTCTTTACAGACGCGGAATCGCGATCATTGTCCAGAGACTTTTTGAGTGGGCACTTTATGTCAGTCGTTATTTCTTCCTCCATGTTGAGTATGTCATCAGGATCGTCACTAATGTCACTAAGGTCACTCTCCGTGTGC
Coding sequences within it:
- the LOC100679064 gene encoding SET domain-containing protein SmydA-8, with the translated sequence MEPEAVDAELRRHLVRHGLLEAAQPTCWKIENSKLSGRGVIASRDIAVDELVYADAAVVQGPRCYSKYLPLCVSCYKTGCVLFPCDRGCGLPVCSEVCQNDPHHVEAECAYLKGLEPTCGSGWSLELLQAVVPIRALMLPKELTRVFYSLQCHEAAQHGREVDMLKSNVKGDIDADDEELMRRVCRAMDTNSFETAVIRGGKSTSLRALFPVGALTNHQCVPNTRHIVNAEGELLVYAAVPIAEGQEITMSYADVLWDTQMRRHFLLATKHFACQCPRCTDVTECGSLLGALSCAIDNCQGNLLPNTPLSLNCPWTCNECGLIIKGRQISSIRAGIIAATEEFKYENPRKVLRFVNKELSLLVPETNYVMMEMMFRIVSLFGRAEGCTWSELTDEELNIKILYCKKLIQCLDTLNCGNCTKKGLILYELYCANAEKVKRISSKESNVCTLLKNQIDSSANENVLLEAMKILKSDIVAPHDYREIYNEKLLLTQKIEDIKII